The Hymenobacter sp. DG25A nucleotide sequence GCTGAATATGTGGCCTAAAGTACGCCTTAACTACCCTACCGATGTGAAGGGCCAGCTCTACGTGCCCAGCATGAACCGCCTGCTGCTGCTGGGCTGTATTGCGGTGGTACTGTATTTCCGGGAGTCGAGTGCAATGGAAGCGGCCTATGGTCTGGCTATTACCATTACCATGCTCATGACCACGCTGCTGCTTTCCATGTGGCTGCGGACGAAGCGGGTGCCTGCCGGGCTGGTAGCGCTTTTCCTGCTGCTGTATGGCGCCATTGAGGGCGCCTTCCTTGTGGCTAACCTCATCAAGTTTCCGCACGGCGGCTGGGTATCCGTGGCTATCAGCCTAGTTCTGATTTCGGTGATGTATGTGTGGCTGCGGGCTTTCTACATCAAGCGCCGCCTCACGGAGTTTGTGAAGATAGACCCCTACATGGACGCGCTGAAACAGCTGAGCGCCGACGAAACCGTGCCGAAGTACTCCACGCACCTGGTGTTCATGACCTCGGCCGAGCGGCAAACGGAAATCGAGTCCAAAATCATCTACTCCATCTTCCAGAAGCGCCCCAAGCGGGCCGATATCTACTGGTTTGTGCACGTAGACACCACCGACCAGCCCTACACCATGGAGTACAAAGTGGTGGAGCTGGCCCCCGATGATGCCTTCCGCATTACCTTCCGCCTGGGCTTCCGGGTGGAGCAGAAAATCAACCTCTACTTCCGCAAAGTAATTGAGGACCTGGTGCGCAACAAGGAAGTGGATATCACCTCCCGCTACGAGTCCCTGAGCAAGCAGCACGTGACCGGCGACTTCCGCTTTGTGGTGCTGGAGAAGTTCCTCTCGGTTGAAAACGACTTCCCCTGGGTAGAGCGCCTGGTAATGCAGGCCTACTTCTACATCAAGCAGTTCATTGCCTCCGAAGACAAGTACTTCGGGCTGGATACCAGCTCCGTGAAAGTGGAAAAGGTGCCGCTGGTTATTGCCCCGGTACGGGAAGTTTCCCTGGAACGCGTGTACTAACTGCTGGCTGTTCAGCAAGCAAAACTCCCCGCCTGGTTTGTTCCAGGCGGGGAGTTTTGGTTTTAAGATGCAGCTCTATCCTACCCGTTATGCAGAGGCAGAG carries:
- a CDS encoding KUP/HAK/KT family potassium transporter, whose translation is MDAKHQHQHTAISTAGLLIALGIIYGDIGTSPLYVMKAIVPETITQDLVYGGISCVLWTLTLQTTIKYVLLTLNADNNGEGGIFSLYALVRRRGTWLSAVAIVGGASLLADGIITPPISVSSAIEGLKTVYPHLQQTTIVYIVIAILCGLFFLQSFGTQIVGKAFGPIMFLWFSMLAALGIYSISQHPEILKAANPYYAYNLLVNTPGGFWLLGAVFLCTTGAEALYSDLGHCGKGNIRISWGFVKLCLLLNYFGQGAWLMTQVGQHLDGRNPFYELMPSWFLLIGIGIATIAAIIASQALITGSFTLVAEAIRLNMWPKVRLNYPTDVKGQLYVPSMNRLLLLGCIAVVLYFRESSAMEAAYGLAITITMLMTTLLLSMWLRTKRVPAGLVALFLLLYGAIEGAFLVANLIKFPHGGWVSVAISLVLISVMYVWLRAFYIKRRLTEFVKIDPYMDALKQLSADETVPKYSTHLVFMTSAERQTEIESKIIYSIFQKRPKRADIYWFVHVDTTDQPYTMEYKVVELAPDDAFRITFRLGFRVEQKINLYFRKVIEDLVRNKEVDITSRYESLSKQHVTGDFRFVVLEKFLSVENDFPWVERLVMQAYFYIKQFIASEDKYFGLDTSSVKVEKVPLVIAPVREVSLERVY